From Megalobrama amblycephala isolate DHTTF-2021 linkage group LG24, ASM1881202v1, whole genome shotgun sequence, the proteins below share one genomic window:
- the itchb gene encoding itchy E3 ubiquitin protein ligase b encodes MACSVAKAGPANGFPMKAQLQITVISAKLKDNKKNWFGPSPYVEVCVDGQSKKTEKCTNTHSPKWKQSLTVIVTPFSKLIFRVWSHQTLKSDVLLGMATLDVSETLKSHDMKICEVVQTLQLCADRDQTDNIGDLSVCLDGLQVDPETFQLAEANSQSSLNGELELNEDSSRSSRDPSPTVSEGMDRPSAPNGRVNGMDSPSGSARGSRSQRPPRPSRPPPPTPRRPTSSPASSTGSFPDGSDSSRSDTPVRNPSGGGASDSSPAPTVEQPGRTALSVVPAPSRIPSMVNTGPLPPGWEQRVDQNGRLYFVDHVEKRTTWERPEPLPTGWERRVDQMGRVYFVDHITRTTTWQRPTMETVRNYEQWQHQRSQLQGAMQQFNQRFIIGLQDQASATQNKEFDPLGPLPHGWEKRTDSNGRVYFVHHPTRTTQWEDPRTQGLLNEKALPEGWEMRFTVDGIPYFVDHNRRTTTYIDPRTGKSSLENGPQITYVRDFKAKVQYFKFWCQQLAMPQHIKITVSRKTLFEDSFQQIMSFSAQDLRRRLWIIFPGEEGLDYGGVAREWFFLLSHEVLNPMYCLFEYAGKDNYCLQINPASYINPDHLKYFKFIGRFIAMALFHGKFIDTGFSLPFYKRILNKPWALKDLESIDPEFYNSLIWIKDNNIEECGLEMFFSVDKEILGEVSTHELKPDGGNIQVTEENKEEYIRLVAEWRLSRGVEEQTQAFFEGFNEVLPQQYLQYFDAKELEVMLCGMQEIDLNDWQRNTIYRHYTSSSKQILWFWQFIKEMDNEKRMRLLQFVTGTCRLPVGGFADLMGSNGAQKFCIEKVGKENWLPRSHTCFNRLDLPPYRSYEQLKEKLMFAIEETEGFGQE; translated from the exons ATGGCCTGCAGTGTCGCTAAAGCAGGTCCTGCTAATGGCTTCCCTATGAAAGCACAGCTGCAGATCACGG TGATCTCTGCCAAACTCAAGGACAACAAGAAGAACTGGTTCGGCCCGAGTCCGTACGTGGAGGTGTGCGTGGACGGCCAGTCCAAAAAGACGGAGAAATGCACCAACACACACTCACCCAAATGGAAGCAGTCGCTCACTGT GATTGTCACTCCATTCAGCAAACTGATCTTCCGTGTTTGGAGTCACCAGACGCTGAAGTCGGACGTTCTGTTGGGCATGGCCACCCTCGATGTCAGCGAGACGCTCAAGTCACATGACATGAAGA TCTGTGAGGTTGTGCAGACGCTGCAGCTGTGCGCAGACAGAGATCAGACCGATAACATCGGCGATCTGTCCGTCTGTTTGGACGGTCTACAGGTGGATCCCGAAACGTTTCAGTTGGCCGAGGCCAACAGCCAGA GTTCTTTAAATGGCGAGTTGGAGCTTAATGAAGACTCCAGCAGAAG tAGCAGGGATCCGTCCCCAACGGTCTCAGAGGGTATGGATCGGCCGTCTGCTCCTAACGGCCGTGTGAATGGAATGGACTCTCCCTCAGGGTCAGCCAGAGGGTCACGAAGCCAGAGACCGCCACGACCCTCGCGACCTCCCCCGCCAACCCCACGCAGACCCACGTCTTCCCCAG CTTCCTCTACTGGATCTTTTCCTGACGGCAGCGATTCGTCTCGTTCAGACACTCCAGTTCGTAATCCCTCTGGGGGAGGAGCCTCAGATTCTAGCCCCGCCCCCACAGTGGAGCAGCCTGGTAGGACGGCTCTCAGTGTAGTCCCCGCCCCCAGCAGGATTCCCAGCATGGTCAACACCGGACCTCTGCCGCCTGG TTGGGAGCAGCGTGTCGATCAGAACGGCCGTCTGTATTTTGTTGACCATGTTGAAAAGAGGACGACTTGGGAAAGACCGGAGCCTCTGCCAACAGG CTGGGAGCGGCGTGTGGATCAGATGGGACGGGTGTATTTTGTGGACCACATTACCAGAACCACAACATGGCAGCGGCCCACGATGGAGACGGTGCGCAACTACGAGCAGTGGCAGCACCAGCGCAGTCAGCTGCAGGGAGCCATGCAGCAGTTCAACCAACGGTTCATCATCGGG CTGCAGGATCAGGCTTCAGCCACCCAGAATAAGGAGTTTGACCCGCTGGGACCTCTGCCACACGGATGGG agaaGAGAACCGACTCTAATGGCAGAGTTTACTTTGTTCATCACCCGACCAGAACGACGCAGTGGGAGGATCCGCGCACTCAAGG TTTGCTAAATGAGAAGGCGCTGCCTGAAGGTTGGGAGATGAGGTTTACAGTCGATGGCATCCCTTACTTCGTAGATCATAACCGGAGAACCACCACTTACATCGACCCACGGACTGGAAAGTCCTCCCT TGAGAACGGCCCTCAAATCACATACGTACGAGACTTCAAAGCCAAAGTTCAGTACTTCAAATTCTGGTGTCAG CAATTAGCGATGCCACAGCACATAAAGATCACCGTCAGCCGCAAAACGCTGTTTGAAGACTCGTTCCAGCAG ATCATGAGTTTCAGCGCTCAAGATCTCCGCCGCAGGCTGTGGATCATCTTCCCCGGGGAGGAGGGGCTTGACTATGGAGGCGTGGCAAG GGAATGGTTCTTCCTGTTATCCCATGAGGTGTTGAACCCTATGTACTGCCTGTTTGAGTACGCTGGCAAAGACAACTACTGCCTTCAGATAAACCCCGCCTCCTACATCAACCCCGACCACCTCAAATACTTCAAGTTCATTGGACGCTTCATCGCCATG GCCTTGTTTCATGGAAAATTCATTGACACAGGCTTCTCGTTGCCGTTCTACAAGCGCATCCTAAACAAACCCTGGGCTCTAAAAGACCTGGAGTCCATTGACCCGGAGTTCTACAACTCCCTCATCTGGATTAA GGATAATAATATCGAGGAGTGTGGTCTGGAGATGTTTTTCTCAGTGGATAAGGAGATCCTGGGTGAGGTGTCAACTCACGAGCTGAAGCCGGACGGCGGGAACATCCAGGTCACAGAGGAGAACAAGGAGGAGTACATCAG GCTGGTGGCGGAGTGGCGGCTGTCTCGTGGTGTCGAGGAACAAACTCAAGCATTCTTTGAAGGATTTAATGAGGTTCTTCCACAGCAGTACCTGCAGTATTTCGATGCCAAAGAGCTGGAG gTGATGTTGTGTGGTATGCAAGAAATAGATCTGAATGACTGGCAGAGAAACACCATCTACAGACATTACACCTCCTCCAGTAAACAAATTTTGTGGTTCTGGCAG TTTATTAAAGAGATGGACAATGAGAAGCGCATGAGACTGTTGCAGTTTGTCACCGGTACCTGTCGTCTGCCTGTGGGAGGCTTTGCAGACCTGATGG GGAGTAACGGAGCACAGAAGTTCTGCATCGAGAAGGTCGGGAAAGAGAACTGGCTTCCCCGCAGCCACACATG TTTCAATCGTCTGGATCTTCCGCCATACCGGAGCTACGAGCAGCTGAAGGAGAAGCTGATGTTTGCCATTGAGGAGACGGAAGGTTTCGGACAGGAGTGA
- the LOC125259524 gene encoding CD48 antigen-like isoform X2, with amino-acid sequence MWVFIVFFISVKDLVNGNQDEVKTVMEGDVLTLHTEAQLKTNTATIWLFKSENLTTRIAQMNNGNIFTSFEERFAGRLHLDQESGSLTIRNISTSDSGLYKVSFIIRLHISEKKFKVNVYAPVSVPAIEKNSQAVEDFCSVFCSVRNDRDVFISWYKGGEMVNQTSNPDLSIKLSLPLELHYNDSEIYSCTAANPVSNKSVSLHMNEICQRSEDCLDHCGVTEALIRLVLSGLVGIATVFFLVDHVRISSSQRRAAAAV; translated from the exons ATCTTGTGAATGGTAATCAGGATGAGGTAAAgacagtgatggagggagacgTTCTGACTCTACAtacagaagctcaactgaagACAAACACTGCAACAATCTGGctttttaaaagtgaaaatcTTACCACTCGTATAGCACAGATGAATAATGGGAATATTTTTACCAGTTTTGAAGAGAGATTTGCTGGCAGATTGCATCTTGATCAAGAGAGTGGATCATTGACCATTCGGAATATCAGTACCAGTGATTCTGGACTTTATAAAGTATCATTCATCATCAGGTTACACATCTCTGAGAAGAAGTTCAAAGTTAATGTATATG CACCTGTCTCTGTACCTGCTATTGAGAAGAACTCGCAAGCAGTAGAAGATTTCTGCTCTGTGTTCTGCTCTGTGAGAAATGATCGAGATGTATTCATCTCGTGGTATAAAGGGGGTGAAATGGTGAATCAGACCAGCAATCCTGATCTCAGCATCAAACTCAGTTTACCATTAGAGCTTCATTATAATGATTCAGAGATCTACAGCTGCACGGCTGCAAATCCAGTGAGCAACAAGAGCGTCAGTCTTCACATGAACGAGATCTGCCAACGATCTGAGG ATTGTCTGGATCATTGTGGTGTCACTGAAGCTCTGATTCGACTGGTTTTGTCTGGTCTGGTGGGAATCGCCACTGTTTTCTTTCTGGTTGATCATGTGAGGATCTCCTCATCTCAGAGaagagctgctgctgctgtatgA
- the LOC125259524 gene encoding CD48 antigen-like isoform X1 has protein sequence MYLSCPTTYNLYLMNIHIVSDLVNGNQDEVKTVMEGDVLTLHTEAQLKTNTATIWLFKSENLTTRIAQMNNGNIFTSFEERFAGRLHLDQESGSLTIRNISTSDSGLYKVSFIIRLHISEKKFKVNVYAPVSVPAIEKNSQAVEDFCSVFCSVRNDRDVFISWYKGGEMVNQTSNPDLSIKLSLPLELHYNDSEIYSCTAANPVSNKSVSLHMNEICQRSEDCLDHCGVTEALIRLVLSGLVGIATVFFLVDHVRISSSQRRAAAAV, from the exons GTATCTGTCATGTCCAACAACATATAAcctatatttaatgaatattcACATTGTTTCAGATCTTGTGAATGGTAATCAGGATGAGGTAAAgacagtgatggagggagacgTTCTGACTCTACAtacagaagctcaactgaagACAAACACTGCAACAATCTGGctttttaaaagtgaaaatcTTACCACTCGTATAGCACAGATGAATAATGGGAATATTTTTACCAGTTTTGAAGAGAGATTTGCTGGCAGATTGCATCTTGATCAAGAGAGTGGATCATTGACCATTCGGAATATCAGTACCAGTGATTCTGGACTTTATAAAGTATCATTCATCATCAGGTTACACATCTCTGAGAAGAAGTTCAAAGTTAATGTATATG CACCTGTCTCTGTACCTGCTATTGAGAAGAACTCGCAAGCAGTAGAAGATTTCTGCTCTGTGTTCTGCTCTGTGAGAAATGATCGAGATGTATTCATCTCGTGGTATAAAGGGGGTGAAATGGTGAATCAGACCAGCAATCCTGATCTCAGCATCAAACTCAGTTTACCATTAGAGCTTCATTATAATGATTCAGAGATCTACAGCTGCACGGCTGCAAATCCAGTGAGCAACAAGAGCGTCAGTCTTCACATGAACGAGATCTGCCAACGATCTGAGG ATTGTCTGGATCATTGTGGTGTCACTGAAGCTCTGATTCGACTGGTTTTGTCTGGTCTGGTGGGAATCGCCACTGTTTTCTTTCTGGTTGATCATGTGAGGATCTCCTCATCTCAGAGaagagctgctgctgctgtatgA